The Psilocybe cubensis strain MGC-MH-2018 chromosome 7, whole genome shotgun sequence genome has a window encoding:
- a CDS encoding Beta-1,3-glucan-binding protein: protein MAYPRRLSGTHLAPNTRARATRSSSDDDAQTGADSPSLTPPRPFFLSGDTNRSSASSTGTGGAETSSLDPPSDSDAEITIPPRAIPHHQRVHGHGRRRSGMSAAAASASAGGYAPLDNPSSPLTPAYPTSSKRRGSMTALPPGAAPPAPPAPDTPPLPPSPPTNSALFTKALPSKPPPSSFAFPFQAYPGNPDPGLSIPGLSRRRSSLDSATMSGLLPASHTYGDDGVGSGSGSFPRQGSLTDLRKPFAPFMAGSGAATPTSEGGGGNASSSSLPRSSSSNSLYKQSAAAPIAAATSGATVGAIPRNASVHSFRAPFLAPSSRPTSSLWSPPSYAHQYASMPLASPSPTASTTALPYNNNSNGTTYPPPLALVHKPKPPLPSTRLTAPIHPSEKPWLATREPRTRTSYCLTLLCVILGLAGAGLLCFTGITSVNVLDPSRLCMVLDEEFNGGSLDTAGTWNRDVELGGFGNGEFEMTTDSDDNLFLKNGELYIMPTLTSDKVNNILDGGKFTLDGCTTSNKTACSATSDASKGTVINPVQSARINTQGKKGIRFGKVEVRAKLPKGDWLWPAVWMLPTNPTYGAWPLSGEIDILEARGNSPAYPAQGSNFIRSSLNYGPFPALTHTIFGWFSLKRGDFAKEWHVYTLEWTESFIRMSVDRTTHTMLEISTRPRGPSFSLSTAPKASEKRSYWNQAGFPQTARNGSAAVVAVTNPYEGVDGATPAAPFDREFYLVVDLAAGGTSGWFPDGKGGKMWLDGSLTAMRDFARAQDTWAATWPSSPEDRAFRIDYIKMWEVCR from the exons ATGGCCTACCCCCGACGCCTGAGCGGTACCCACCTCGCACCCAACACCCGCGCCCGCGCCACGCGCTCCTCatccgacgacgacgcccaAACAGGAGCAGACTCACCATCTCTGACACCCCCAcgccctttcttcttgtccGGCGACACCAACAGGTCCTCCGCCTCATCGACAGGCACCGGGGGCGCAGAGACGTCCTCGCTCGACCCGCCCTCTGACTCGGACGCGGAGATCACCATCCCACCACGAGCTATACCGCATCACCAGCGCGTGCATGGACACGGGCGCAGGCGCTCGGGAATGTCTGCTGCAGCCGCATCGGCCTCAGCAGGGGGATACGCCCCGCTGGACAACCCCTCATCCCCACTGACACCCGCCTATCCAACGTCCTCCAAACGACGCGGCTCGATGACCGCGCTGCCACCAGGTGCtgcaccacccgcacccccaGCGCCCGACACACCCCCTCTTCCCCCATCCCCGCCGACCAACTCGGCGTTGTTCACCAAAGCATTGCCCTCCAAGCCGCCCCCGTCATCCTTTGCTTTCCCCTTCCAGGCGTACCCAGGCAACCCCGACCCCGGCCTGTCAATCCCAGGTCTCTCGCGCCGCCGCTCGTCGCTGGACTCTGCGACGATGTCCGGGTTATTACCTGCATCGCATACGTATGGGGACGATGGTGTTGGtagtggaagtggaagtttCCCGCGCCAAGGCTCGCTCACGGACCTGCGCAAGCCCTTCGCGCCGTTCATGGCCGGCTCAGGTGCAGCGACGCCCACGTCCGAAGGCGGCGGCGGGAAcgcatcctcgtcgtccctcccacgctcatcctcctccaactcGCTGTACAAGCAGAGCGCTGCGGCTCCCATCGCCGCGGCAACCTCTGGAGCGACCGTTGGTGCAATCCCACGCAACGCGTCGGTGCACTCGTTCCGCGCGCCGTTCCTTGCGCCGTCGTCACGCCCCacgtcgtcgttgtggtcCCCGCCTTCGTACGCACACCAGTATGCGAGTATGCCGCTCGCCTCGCCTTCGCCTACAGCGTCCACCACCGCGTTGCCATACAACAACAATAGCAATGGGACAACTTACCCACCACCACTTGCGCTAGTGCACAAACCCAAGCCACCTCTGCCCTCCACTCGTCTCACCGCACCCATCCACCCCTCCGAAAAACCATGGCTTGCCACACGAGAACCACGCACACGCACCTCGTATTGCCTCACGCTTCTCTGCGTCATCCTCGGTCTCGCCGGTGCAGGCTTGCTATGCTTCACCGGCATCACGTCCGTGAACGTCCTCGACCCATCACGGCTGTGCATGGTGCTCGACGAGGAGTTCAATGGCGGGAGTCTGGATACGGCTGGTACATGGAACCGCGACGTTGAGCTAGGAGGGTTCGGGAACGGCGAATTTGAGATGACGACGGATTCGGATGATAACCTGTTTTTGAAGAATGGGGAGTTGTATATTATGCCGACGCTGACGTCGGACAAGGTGAATAATATCTTGGATGGGGGCAAGTTCACGTTGGACGGGTGTACGACGAGTAATAAGACGGCGTGCAGTGCGACGTCGGATGCGAGTAAGGGCACGGTGATTAATCCTGTGCAGAGTGCGAGGATCAACACACAAGGGAAGAAGGGAATCCGGTTTGGAAAGGTTGAGGTGAGAGCCAAGTTGCCCAAGGG CGACTGGCTCTGGCCTGCGGTGTGGATGCTACCCACAAACCCAACCTACGGCGCTTGGCCACTGTCTGGCGAAATCGACATCCTCGAAGCGCGCGGCAACTCGCCTGCCTACCCGGCCCAAGGTTCCAACTTTATCCGGTCCTCCCTCAACTACGGCCCCTTCCCCGCCCTAACACACACCATCTTCGGTTGGTTCTCCCTCAAACGCGGAGACTTTGCCAAAGAGTGGCACGTCTACACGCTGGAATGGACGGAGAGCTTCATCCGGATGAGCGTGGATCGGACGACGCACACGATGCTCGAGATATCGACGCGTCCGCGCGGGCCATCGTTCTCTCTTAGCACCGCGCCAAAGGCGTCAGAGAAGAGGAGCTACTGGAACCAGGCTGGCTTTCCTCAGACGGCGAGAAATGGGAGCGCGGCGGTTGTGGCAGTGACGAACCCGTATGAGGGTGTGGATGGGGCGACGCCAGCTGCGCCGTTTGATAGGGAGTTTTATTTGGTGGTGGATCTGGCGGCTGGAGGCACCAGTGGGTGGTTCCCGGATGGTAAAGGCGGGAAGATGTGGTTGGATGGGAGTTTGA CCGCCATGAGGGATTTTGCTCGAGCGCAAGACACCTGGGCCGCGACTTGGCCGTCCTCACCTGAAGACCGTGCGTTCAGGAT CGACTACATAAAGATGTGGGAGGTATGCCGGTAG